Part of the Roseobacter litoralis Och 149 genome, AATGATTACAAAAACCGCCCCTTTTGACGACCTCTTTGACAGTAAATGTGAATGGAAAAATATACTCGTCTGTTAATATCAGATTCAAAAAAGATCCGTTGATAATCGAATGGAAATAATTCCCCGAAGTTAAAGCACCTGAGTGCCCGCTTCGCGAGGAACTAGCCTGTGTTTTAGATAGGCACAAACCAGTGGGTATTTCGCGGCGATGATCGACCAAGCCTTGCTGCGACGTTTCGGCATAGAAGGGCGTTTCGCCAACGACCGGGGCGCAAATACTGCACTTCGGGGCGAAGCATACGACCGGTTGACGTGACTTGGTCATGCAACGGTTTCTGGCGTTTTCAGCATGATTGCGCAGGCACTTGACCGCTATTTCCCCTCAATCGAGCGTTTCGTCAGCGAGATCAACGGGTTGTTTTCGTTTGCGCTTTCCGGGTGCGCTTCGTTGTCGTCCCTGCGGCATTCCTTTCCTTGTAACTGGGCCAGTCTTCGATGAGGGCGCGCGACTCGGTAGAACGCTTTCCTGACCCGGCTGATTGTTTGAGCTCCCCATCAAAAAGCAGGATACCATCTGCCTTTTTTACCAACATCAGTCCAAAAGCCCTTTTCGCTGATTGGCGCACATATGTCGCCAGAGGGCTTGATGTTCAAACACTGCCGCAAGCAGCACGAACACGCGCAGTTGAATATGAAATTGCCTTTGTCTCACGCACCGAGAAAAAGGCTGGCGACCGTTTCCGGTACAAAATTACCGCCCGGCATTTCAATGCATCAGGCGAAACTGGCCCCACAGATTTTGCGCGACCAGCCTGCTTTTTCGAATGTAGGCTTATTGCGACATACCGCCTTCGCTGGAGATTTGTTTTTCAACAGCGGCTTGGTTGGCCACAACAGACCCACGTGGCGGAAATTCCTCAAAGCTTTTCAGGTGTCTTTGAACCAGCCGCGCAGCAGGCCCAAAGGCCCACATCTTTTTGCCCATCCAGTTTACATACATCCCCGACTCATCAAATGCTTTTTCATATGGATCGCGGCGCAGGTTAATCAGCAAGGGCGCGTTCATCTCGTCTTTCGGCCCTCCCCATCCGTGATGCTGAACCACGAAATGCGCTTTCCAGTCTTTGTATCGAATGGCCTGCAGGTTGGTGCCTTCATAATATATGATTTCATCACGGTTGCTCTCTTCGCCACCGGTCAGGTAGGAGAGCTGATTGTACCCATCCAGATGCACCCTGTAGCCCTCGAAACCCGTCAGGAGTTCTTCGGGCAGATTGTCAGGCCCACCGGCAGCCGCGACAAGCGTCGGCATCCAGTCCATACCTGAGAAAATACCGTTTCCAACCCGACCTTCGGGCACTTTGCCCGGCCATCTGATGATCGCGGGCACGCGGAAGCCACCTTCCCAGGTCGTCCCTTTCTCTCCACGAAATGGCGTCGTGCCACCGTCCGGCCACGTCATCGTCTCAGGGCCATTGTCTGATGTGAAAACAACAATCGTGTTGTCGCGTTGCCCCAGTTCGTCCAGACGCGCCAGAACTTTGCCGACATTGTCGTCAAGCTCTTTCATAACAACGTCCTGCAAGCCACGGCCGTTGCCAAGCATCGCCTCGTATTCGGGACTCAGATGCGTCCAGACATGCGCACGCGCCGGCGCCATCCATACAAAGAACGGTGTGTCTCCTTCCACGGCGCGATCAATGAAATCAATCGTCTTTGCCGTGACTTCGTTGTCCAGAGTTTTTTGCCGTTCCGGCGGGGCGGGACCATCATCCACGATACGCTGTTTGCCAACAGGACCCCAACGCGGATCAACGGTTTCATCGGCTTCGTCAATTGCATAGGAATGAATGATATTGCGCGGTCCGAATTCCGCTTCAAATTCAGGATCATCCGGCCAGTCGGGGTCTGACGCGTATTCCATCGCGTTCAGATGATAGAGCCATCCCCAGTATTCGTCGAAACCCTTTGTGGTGGGCAGGAACTGGTTCTGATCGCCAAGGTGGTTTTTGCCAAACTGCCCTGTGCTATATCCCAGGGATTTCAGCATATCGGCAATCGTCGGATCCTCATCGCTCAATCCAACTGGGTCGCCGGGCAATCCGACAGTGTGCATTCCGACACGCACCGGAAACTGACCTGTCAAAAAGGCAGACCGCCCGGCCGTGCAGGAGGGCTCCGCATAATAGTCGGTCAGGCGCATGCCGTCGCTTGCCAATTGGTCGAGGTTGGGCGTTTCAATGCTCTTGATACCCTGATGATAGCTGCCAAGGCTCGCCCATCCAACGTCGTCGGCCATGATCACGAGGATGTTCGGGCGGTCTTCCTGCGCTATGGCCGCAGACATCCCGACGATCGTTGTCACCAATGCACCGATCAGTGGGCCGGCTGTTCTTGAAAGAATTTGCAACAGTATCTCCTTTGCAGACGTTTCAACTCCATGCGTACGTTCAGAGTTTTTCAAGATTTAGAAACTTTAGGTTAAAGCGTTGTTAACTTTGTTGGGTCAGCGGATAAACCCTGCCGGGCCTCACTCCACAGCACCGCGAAAGGTCGCGAACAGTCTTTGGTTGAGCAGGTCATGAGGCTCTATCGAGCGGCCATAGCGAAGGCGCGCGAGTGCGGCTATGTCGTTGAATATCAAAACGGCGTTTCCATCCTCGCCTTCATAAACCAACAGTTTCTGGCAAAATGCGTCCAAACCGATGGCCGGGAATTCTGCCATCGCCACACCCCCCGGTGCTGGACCGCCAAACAAAAGCAACCTCGCAGGCCTCAAAGTGACATTTTGGCTTGCTGCTTCTGCCTGAAAGTCGATGTCACCAAACCAGATTGTATCCGATTGCGCGGTGACCGCTTGCTTGAGGCGTTCGACAGATACATCGACCCCATACTTGGATTTGATCTCAAGGACCGCAAAATCAGGCTCGACGCCTTTTGTTGAGACTGCCCGAGGCGACGTCACTGTCAATTGCGATAGAACTTCATTCAGCCTGTCGTCGAAATCAACAAGGGCGGAAGCCGTGGTTAAGCCATGACGCTGCGCCAGAAACGCAGACGACGTATAGGACAAAGCAGACGTTCCCCGGTCATCAAAAGACAATACACGGAATGGCAAATCCAGACCTGCTCGGATGTTGTCCGATAACACAACCGCATTGAGAGCAGGATCGGAAAACAGTTGAACCCGGGCGGGTGGCATTGTTACGCCCTCGGCGGCAGCCAACCTTGCGTGATCAATCTGAATGACCTCTGTCAGCCCTGCGGCAGCAGCGGCGGTTTTCACCGCCTCGAAGGACTGATCGACTGCGGCCTGCTGAACGTCATCGGCGCGGGCGGCCACACCCGCACACATCACGGTCGCCACCAGCATCATTAAACGCCAAACCTGCCTCATGTGTTTCCCATCCACTTCATGCTTGTTTCCGGACCGCAAGCAACGCGATCACAGCGCACAGATTTTGAACATCACCACCACCAGGACGAAAGAACGGCAGGTGATCATTCCAGTGTTTCCTTCGCCATTGCTGGCTCAGTAACCATCAGGGTTCAGAAAATGCAAGCTGTGCGAGCACCAGATTGAGGGGCTCAGCAGCGCGTGCAGCACCCAATTTCTACTTATGGCGCTGGTTCTTGCCCTGTCCTGACCATCACACACGTATATCGCAAGTTGCCAATGATGCTAAATCGTACTGCCAGGCTGGATCGCCAACCGTGCCGGTCCAAGGTCATCGGACGTCACATGGTACGCCTGAAAATCACTGGGCAACCTCGCGTCCTGTGCGAGCGATGCGACGGCCCTTGCCAGTGCTGGCGCCATCATGATGCCATAACCGCCCTGTCCGGCGTGCCAGATAAATCGAGGCACCAACGGGTCAAAGCCGACAACAGGGTTTTCGTCGGGCACGAAAGAACGCAGCCCCGCCCAACTGTGCGCGATACGTCGCACGGGAATCAGTGTCTGACGTTCCAGCCAGTCCGTCAGCATGGCGACATCCATCTCGTCAGGTTGCGCATCTTGCGGCGGTGTCGCAGTCGCATCTCCCGGGGACACCATCAGTTTGCCTGCATCGGGCTTGATGTAGGCTTCATTCTCGGCAAAGTCGACGCAAGGCAAGGCAGCAACATCATATCCCGGCGTGGCATCAACGATGATCGCCGTGCGCCGCTTGGCGACCAGCCCGATGCGTGCAGCCCCGGCCAGCGCCCCGACTTCATCGGCCCAGGCGCCACATGCATTGATAATCGTCTTGGCGTGATAGGTTTCCCTGCAGGTCGTGACTGCCCAATTTTTGGCAATTTGATTGAGGGCAGCGACCGGCTCTCCGGTTTTAATCTGACCACCGCGACGCTTGAAGCCCTTCAGATAGGCCCAGAGCAATGTCGAAACTTCAATGTCACTGACGCCGGGTTCAAACGCCGCGCGAGCGATGTATTGAAGACGCAGGAATGGAACCATTTTCACAGCTTCACGCGACGTGACTTGATGAACCGGATGGTCCGGTGTCGCGGCTGCAAGAACAGCATCAATCTTGTCGCCATGGTTCGCCCCTGCAACCGCCAGCGCTCCGCGCGGCCGCAGCAGTGGGCCGTCGGCAAAGCCTTCGGGCGGAGTTTGGAAAAACGGTTCGCTGAGCGCATTGATCTTGCGCACAAGTGCTGTGCCGTAGTTACGGGTGAACAAGGCCGCTGATCGCCCGCTGCTATGATAACCGGGCTGCCTTTCTGCTTCGATGATCAAGACACTGGCGCTTTGTGAAAGCTCGTAGGCGGCGGATACGCCCGCCATCCCGGCTCCCATCACGATAAAATCATAAACCATCGCGTGACGCCTTTTGTGCACTGCTGCGCGCGATGCGCCGCTTGGTCCCACCACACAACGCCGAACCGGGGACACTTGCAAGTTTACATTAAAGATTTGACATAATGAAAGTTTTCTTACAAAATTCATTATCTGCGACCGGGAGAGTCACGTGACAGATCCATTGCGAACGCGCCTGTCAGAGGCAAGCCAATCTGCATCTAAGGCCGACCGTACGTTGGCAGGTTACATGTTGGCACAAATTGCAACGCTCCCTTTTGAGACAGCCGCCAGCCTTGCGGAAAAGGTCGCGGTGAGCGAGCCGACCGTGGGGCGGTTTTGCCGGACGCTGGGATACAGAAGTTTCAAGGACCTGAAGGCGCATTTGCGTCAGGACATGGGTGACCAGCCGTGGCTTATCGGCGACCGGTTGCGGGATTTGCAGGCGCGAAACCGTGCGGGCGAAGATCAGCTTGTCCGCGGGCTGGAGCTTGAGATGGCGGCGCTGGTGTCGGTTTACGAACTGGCTCACACCGATGAATGGGCCGCTGTCGTGAAACGTCTGGCAACGGCTAAAGCCGTGTTTGCCACAGGGTTCCAGACGGAACGCGGCATGGCGCAGATTTTCGTCAATCAACTGCAATACCTGCGCGACGGTGTCGAACTTCTGGACCTTGCGGGTGGTAATTTTGCGCAGGTACTGGCGCGCGACGAGACGGATGCAGCCCTCGTGATATTTGAAGCGCGGCGGTATTCCCGTCTGGCGCGCGATTTGGCGGTTGCGGCAAAGGCCGCTGGAATTCCCGTCACATTGATCACCGATCCTTATTGCGACTGGGGCCGGGACGTTGCGACCGAGATGTTCGTGGTCCCCACGGAATTCAACTTGTTTTGGGAATCCACCGCCCAGATGGCCAGCCTCGCCAACCTGCTTGTTGGCGGCGTGTTCATGGAGTTGGGCCCCGAAGTCGAAGACCGAATGAACCGGATTTCGGTCCTCTACGGTCAATTCACAGGTCATGTGGGCAGCGCCCCAACCCGAAAGACGGAGACGAAGAAACGAAGCTGAAACGATCCATTTTCACATTAGAGGACGAAACCGATGCGCTATGCGACAAAGACGAGACTTCTGTCAGGAACGGCAATTCTCGCCGCCAGTTTCTTTGCAAACGCCGCAATGGCGCAAGATATCATCATCGCTTTTTCCGCGGATGAACTGGGGGCCACATCGTATAATCCAGTGACGTCAAGCAACCTCAATTCGGCGACATCGCTGATCTACGACCGCTTGGTCGAGCAGGATGCAGACCAGTCCTATCATCCCCATCTGGCAACCTCATGGGAAGAAGCCGCTGACGGTTTGTCATGGACCTTCCAGCTCAAGGACGGCGTGACATTCCATGACGGGACTGCGTTCAACGCGCAATCCGTCGCGGATTGGATTCCGGATTTCGCGGACACCGAAAACGCCTATCTTGTGGGCGCTGTCGCGTCCGTCGAAGTGATTGATGAGCTGACGGTGAAATTCGTCATGTCTCGTCCCGAGCCAAACTTTCTTTTCAACCTGTCGTCGTCATTCATGGGTATTCCGGGACAGGTTGCATTTGACGAATTGGGGGATGATTTTGGTGTGACAGGCGCGGTTGGTACCGGACCTTTCAGGATGGAGAGCTTTACGATCGGTCTGCAAACGGTGCTGACGCGCAATGACGACTACGCATGGGCATCGAACCTGTCCGAAAACCAAGGCCCTGCGCATATAGCGCAAATCACGTTTCGCGAAGTCCCTGATCAATCAACTGCTTTTCTGGAACTGAAGACAGGCGGCATTGATCTTTTGTTGGGTGTTCCGACGGATTTCCTGCAAATTCTGGAGGTTGAAGCCAACATTGCGGTCATACAAATGCCCGGCACCGGCATCAACTACATGCCAATTAACGTTACCGCACCACCCTTTGATGATATCCTCGTGCGGCAAGCGACGGGACTTGCGATCAATCAGGAAGCCATTGTTGCATCCATCTATAATGGTGTCGGGGCACCTGCGCATAACTTTCTGATTTCGTCACTGCCCGAGGCGCAGGTCGATCCGGCTCTGAACGTGAGCTACGATCCTGACCGCGCAATGGCGCTTCTGGATGAAGCCGGTTGGATCATGGACGATGGCGGCGTGCGTATGAAAGACGGGGAGCCATTGTCGGTAAAACTGTTCACCCAGAACGGCACTGAATTCACAGCCTTGACCCAAGTGGTGCAGGCACAACTGGCCGAGATCGGCATGGAGGCGGTGATCACCGTGTTCGACAGTTCGACCATTCGTGACGAATACAAGGAAAACCGCCACCAGCTGGCCGTACGCGGGTACGACTGGAACAATTCCGACATTCTGGATTGGTTCTTTTCGGGTGAACGTCTGGGCTATCCGAATGTGTCCATGTGGAGTGACGTCGAAGGCCAGCGCCTGAATGACGTTGCGATGAAAGAAAGCCTGAATTCCGACCAACGGATCGCCAATTTCACGGCCTACCATGAATACGTCCTGTCGCAGCATCTGTTCGTGCCGATCTATCAGCCGACACAGAACATTGCCTATAATTCGGACCGTGTGAACGTCCCTGACCCTGTGCGCGGCACGCGGTTTCGCTCGCAGACAGTGCAGGACATGACTGTCGTCGAATAAACGTCCAGCGACATCGCCCATCCCCGCGCTGGGGGTGGGCAACCACCGCGCAACCGGAGACGTTTGACATGCTGCTACGATACATTTTCCTTCGTGCATTGATGCTGATACCGGTATCGATCTCGATCTCGGTCGTGATCTTCATGATCGTTCACTTGCTGCCCGGTGACCCGATAGACAACTTGATCCGCGTTGGATCATCGCCGGAAGACCGCGCGGCGCTGGTCGTCAAATACGGGTTGGATCAGCCCTTGTTTGTCCAGTACTTTCGATGGGTCGGTGCCATGTTTCAGGGCGACTTCGGAGAGGCCATCGTGCTGCGCCGCCCCGTCGCCGATCTGATCGGGCAGAACCTGCCTTATAGCCTGCAACTAGGTGCGCTCGCGTTCCTCTTTTCGAGCACGGTAGGTATCATCCTCGGTACGATTTCCGCCACGACCCGGTCAGCGATTGTCGAACAGTTTGTGCGGGGGTTCATCCTGC contains:
- a CDS encoding MurR/RpiR family transcriptional regulator; the encoded protein is MTDPLRTRLSEASQSASKADRTLAGYMLAQIATLPFETAASLAEKVAVSEPTVGRFCRTLGYRSFKDLKAHLRQDMGDQPWLIGDRLRDLQARNRAGEDQLVRGLELEMAALVSVYELAHTDEWAAVVKRLATAKAVFATGFQTERGMAQIFVNQLQYLRDGVELLDLAGGNFAQVLARDETDAALVIFEARRYSRLARDLAVAAKAAGIPVTLITDPYCDWGRDVATEMFVVPTEFNLFWESTAQMASLANLLVGGVFMELGPEVEDRMNRISVLYGQFTGHVGSAPTRKTETKKRS
- a CDS encoding arylsulfatase — encoded protein: MQILSRTAGPLIGALVTTIVGMSAAIAQEDRPNILVIMADDVGWASLGSYHQGIKSIETPNLDQLASDGMRLTDYYAEPSCTAGRSAFLTGQFPVRVGMHTVGLPGDPVGLSDEDPTIADMLKSLGYSTGQFGKNHLGDQNQFLPTTKGFDEYWGWLYHLNAMEYASDPDWPDDPEFEAEFGPRNIIHSYAIDEADETVDPRWGPVGKQRIVDDGPAPPERQKTLDNEVTAKTIDFIDRAVEGDTPFFVWMAPARAHVWTHLSPEYEAMLGNGRGLQDVVMKELDDNVGKVLARLDELGQRDNTIVVFTSDNGPETMTWPDGGTTPFRGEKGTTWEGGFRVPAIIRWPGKVPEGRVGNGIFSGMDWMPTLVAAAGGPDNLPEELLTGFEGYRVHLDGYNQLSYLTGGEESNRDEIIYYEGTNLQAIRYKDWKAHFVVQHHGWGGPKDEMNAPLLINLRRDPYEKAFDESGMYVNWMGKKMWAFGPAARLVQRHLKSFEEFPPRGSVVANQAAVEKQISSEGGMSQ
- a CDS encoding ABC transporter substrate-binding protein, which produces MRYATKTRLLSGTAILAASFFANAAMAQDIIIAFSADELGATSYNPVTSSNLNSATSLIYDRLVEQDADQSYHPHLATSWEEAADGLSWTFQLKDGVTFHDGTAFNAQSVADWIPDFADTENAYLVGAVASVEVIDELTVKFVMSRPEPNFLFNLSSSFMGIPGQVAFDELGDDFGVTGAVGTGPFRMESFTIGLQTVLTRNDDYAWASNLSENQGPAHIAQITFREVPDQSTAFLELKTGGIDLLLGVPTDFLQILEVEANIAVIQMPGTGINYMPINVTAPPFDDILVRQATGLAINQEAIVASIYNGVGAPAHNFLISSLPEAQVDPALNVSYDPDRAMALLDEAGWIMDDGGVRMKDGEPLSVKLFTQNGTEFTALTQVVQAQLAEIGMEAVITVFDSSTIRDEYKENRHQLAVRGYDWNNSDILDWFFSGERLGYPNVSMWSDVEGQRLNDVAMKESLNSDQRIANFTAYHEYVLSQHLFVPIYQPTQNIAYNSDRVNVPDPVRGTRFRSQTVQDMTVVE
- a CDS encoding NAD(P)/FAD-dependent oxidoreductase; amino-acid sequence: MVYDFIVMGAGMAGVSAAYELSQSASVLIIEAERQPGYHSSGRSAALFTRNYGTALVRKINALSEPFFQTPPEGFADGPLLRPRGALAVAGANHGDKIDAVLAAATPDHPVHQVTSREAVKMVPFLRLQYIARAAFEPGVSDIEVSTLLWAYLKGFKRRGGQIKTGEPVAALNQIAKNWAVTTCRETYHAKTIINACGAWADEVGALAGAARIGLVAKRRTAIIVDATPGYDVAALPCVDFAENEAYIKPDAGKLMVSPGDATATPPQDAQPDEMDVAMLTDWLERQTLIPVRRIAHSWAGLRSFVPDENPVVGFDPLVPRFIWHAGQGGYGIMMAPALARAVASLAQDARLPSDFQAYHVTSDDLGPARLAIQPGSTI
- a CDS encoding DUF302 domain-containing protein encodes the protein MRQVWRLMMLVATVMCAGVAARADDVQQAAVDQSFEAVKTAAAAAGLTEVIQIDHARLAAAEGVTMPPARVQLFSDPALNAVVLSDNIRAGLDLPFRVLSFDDRGTSALSYTSSAFLAQRHGLTTASALVDFDDRLNEVLSQLTVTSPRAVSTKGVEPDFAVLEIKSKYGVDVSVERLKQAVTAQSDTIWFGDIDFQAEAASQNVTLRPARLLLFGGPAPGGVAMAEFPAIGLDAFCQKLLVYEGEDGNAVLIFNDIAALARLRYGRSIEPHDLLNQRLFATFRGAVE